The DNA region TAGATGAGTTTGGTTTATAGGCATCAAAGATTATTTTAGgtatctatcttttattacttacgttattttgtttagtttataattaataaaaaattatgataatattttattattaatgataatgcgacatataatataagaggtaatctgattaccactttaccctttgatattaaaatattaatacggtaatttttattttattataattatatccttatttatttttttgagataaaaataatcttatttttaattaatataataaataactttaaaaaatattttaatataatcatattcaataatatttaactaaaataatatattattatatttttgttattgtttagtaaatataataattatttatatttatttaattttatcaaacataaaacGCCACTTCATACTGTGGTTATATGCGGGACGAATTCCGCAAAGATTGAATGACGAGTCTGAATTCTGCTTCAGTTTTCGCTGGAGTCTCCTATAAACTCTTTAGCCGCCTCTACTCATCCAACCCAAACCTCACGACCTGGTTCAACAAATACATCGACAAGACCAATGTCTCCTCCTGGAACTCAATCATTGCTGACTTGGCTCGGAGCGGCGACTCAGTGGAAGCTCTTCGTGCTTTCTCTTCAATGCGGAAACTCTCTCTTTCACCAAGTCGCTCTACCTTTCCATGTACTATCAAGTCCTGCTCTGCTTTGCTCGACCTTTACTCGGGAAAACAAGCCCACCAACAAGCACTTGTCTTCGGCTTTGAAGATGACCTTTTTGTGTCTTCATCTCTGATCGATATGTACTCGAAATGCGGTGAATTGAGTGACGCGAGGAAACTGTTCGATGAAATTCCCTCGAGAAATATTGTCTCTTGGACGTCCATGTTAACAGGGTACGTCCAAAACCATTATGCCCGGGAAGCTTTATTACTTTTTAAGGAGTTTTTAATCGAGGAGAGTGAAAGTGAAAAGAATGAGAATGTTTATATTGATTCGGTAGCTATGGTTTCCGTTTTATCAGCATGCTCTCGCATTGCTTATAAAACAGTGACGGAAGGGGTTCATGGATTTGTGATGAAGAGAGGGTTTGATGGTGATGTTGGTGTTGGCAATACTTTGATGGATGCTTATGCGAAGTGTGGTTATGTGGATGTCTCTAGGAAAGTTTTTGATGGAATGATTGGGAAGGATGTGATTTCTTGGAATTCAATTATTGCTAATTTTGCACAAAATGGAATTGCCGTGGAGGCTCTggatgtttttaataaaatggtaaACAATTGTGATGTCAAATTCAATGCGTGGACATTGTCTGCTGTTTTATTAGCCATTTCGCATATTGGAGTTCTGCATATGGGCAAGTGTGTACATGATCAGGTACTTATGAATGATTGCTCTTCATATGCTatgctttattttgttatagAAATTATTCTGTTCGGTATAAATGATTGATTTCTCCATATATTGGTTATGAAGGTTATAAAGATGGGTTTAGCGGAGAGTGTGATCGTGGGTACTTCTATTATTGACATGTATTGCAAATGTGGGAGAGTTGATTTGGCAAGAAAGGCATTCAATTGCATGAGGGAGAAGAATGTCAAGTCATGGACAGCCATGATTGCTGGTTATGGAATGCATTGCCATGCCAAAGAAGCTCTGGAAGTGTTTTATGAAATGATAAGAGCTGGGGTCAGACCAAATTATATTACCTTTTTGTCAGTTTTAGCTGCTTGTAGCCATGCTGGTCTAGTACAAGAGGGTTGGCATTGGTTTAATACTATGAACAGTGAATTTAATGTAGAGCCTGGAGTTGAGCACTATAGCTGTATGGTTGATCTTCTTGGACGAGCTGGTCATCTCAAGGAGGCTTATGATTTGATTAAAAGAATGAAGGTAAAGCCTGATTTTGTAGTCTGGGGTTCTCTTCTTGGGGCTTGTAGAACTTATAAGAATGTGGAGCTTGGGGAGATTGCTGCAAGgaaattatttgaattagacCCAAATAATTGTGGGTACTATGTCTTACTTTCCAACATATATGCTGATGCTGGAAAGTGGGAAGATGCTGAGAGGACTAGAACACATATGAAGAATCTTCAACTGGCTAAGCCTCCTGGATTTAGTTTAGTTGAACTGAGAGGTAAGATTCATGTATTCTTGGTTGGAGACACGGAGCATCCTCAACATGAGGAGATCTACAACTATTTGGAGGAACTAAATGTGAAGCTGGAAGAAGTTGGCTATGTACCTAATATGACATCGGTGCTTCATGATGTTGATGAGGAAGAAAAGAAGATGACATTGAGAGTTCATAGTGAAAAGCTGGCAATTGCCTTTGCAATCATGAATTCAGTCCCAGGTAGTACAATTCAGATCATTAAGAATCTTAGGGTTTGTGGGGACTGCCATAATGTAATTAAGTTGATCTCCAAGATTGTTAATCGTGAAATTGTTGTAAGAGATTCAAAGCGATTTCATTATTTCAAGGATGGTCTGTGCTCCTGTGGTGATTACTGGTGATCTCTGTGCCTGTTGAgaatatgttaataaaaaatttgaagaacaaTGCAGACTTCTTACTAGGTCGATTTAATCTTGGTTAGAAATGTAGCAAATATTGGCTTTGCACAAAATTTTGAGGTGTTTTGAAAACAAGATGTCATCATGATTTGATTGTGAAGTGTGAAAAACCAGAGCAAATTTTAACCTCAAAGAGAAAGgctcatcctcatcctcatcctctcCTCTTAGTGTTGGTCTATGAGAAGCTTTGATTTGAATGGATTGGTTTCATATAAGGTGCTGAATGCTTGTTTATGAAACAGTTGTCGTCAAAGAAGGCAGAGGCCAGGCAGGTATGAAATTAGCAAGCAGCAAAGCAATCTGCTTACAGCATTTCAGTGGGTCAGAAAACTTGGTTAAAAAATGGAAATTACTAAGTAAAATACACCGCTATATTATTCTGCAGTGTGATGCAGTCTTACTACAGTACATGATCATGATAAAAAGCAATGGAAAGACATGGTTTTATTGCCAATTGATGTTATATAGTTTCATGAAGATCGTTCTCAGAACAACTTGTTGGGATTACAAATATTTTGAGAATGGGCTTGCTCTTCTCAATTATAAATTCATAGAAGTGAAGATTGCTAGATCATGAGCAACCTACCTTGAAAAATTTACTGAAAATTGATTCACTTGATCTTGACATTTGTGATTGGCTGCgcttcaattcaaattttgagaacTTGGTACAATTCTGGAGGGTCCTGTTCTCTCTCTTTAAGCGTTCAATCTCGGCCCGCAGCCCATTAATGGTTTTTCGCTTTTGTTCATTTCTCTTTAGCAAATCAGCCTTCTGCCGCAGATTCTCCACCATTAGCTTTGTGACTTGAATTTTTATCTCAGGCCATGTATTCTCCCAACTATAGGAATCCGATGCAAAATCTCTAGTTGCAGCTGGACCCAAGTCAGAGCCACTCATCTTGATCTCTTCTTTGTTGGAGGACTCAGTGGTTTCTTTATCCATTTCATTGTCTTcagatataatttttgtttccaAATTCATCTTGCATTGTTCAGTTGATAACAATTCATCAGCTAGCCTGTTCAGGTATTCAATGTCAGAATCCAAATTAGTATTATCACATTCAGCATCTGGATCTTCGATAACAGAATCAGAGTGTGAATCAAACGATGCCAGTTTAGGATCATTGAAGCTTTCTGCCACTCGTTTCTGGTTGTGACTAGTCTGTTGGATTTTTCTGGAGTCAGAATACAAAGAGGAAGACTCTGAACGAAGGACAAAATGTGATTTGCACCTTAACTGGTCATGCTGTTCTGCTAATGAATGGTAAGACCTGTTGAAATCTTCAAGCATTTGTATGAGTTCTGATTTTCTTGTGCATTGAATCTCATTCTCTCCTTCCAAAAGGTTCATCAtgatcttcatcttcttgtcCATTTCTGCAAACATAGAAAAATTCCAATCTCATAATCAAAGAGCTAAATGTTGGAGCGCACAAGTTTCCAGAATATGATCCCGTCTCTTTTACCAACCCCCCTTaatttctaatgatatatgcaACCTAGATTCTTTTTGATGCAAACATGGATCCTGATTCATTGTTTTCAGATTTCATTTTTCATGCAGGCAGCagacaaacaaataaacaaaatgtggATGAATGCATGGAAACCACATGGGGGGCAGGCTTCATGATGCTATTTCTTTCTCTAAACAAATCCACAGACGaggaaagaagaggaagagtcACTTACGCGATAAAGTTGTTTGAAGCCATAGAGACTGGTGGGGACTGATAGGGCTATCTGGACTCCATGAACTAGAAGAAGACATGTTGTTCTCCATTGAAGCAATGTGTTCCTTGGGTGCAGAAGAAGAGAATCACTTATTTTCCCATAGGAAACCAAACGCAAAACCAAAAGGAACACGTTATGGATCTTGCAAGTGCTTGATGGTGAAGGATCACTCACTTCTCCATTCTCTTATAAGGGAGATAACTTGTCAAATCCAAAACAACTCTTAATGACTGGGAAATTTTTTTGGCTTAATTTACCCAGTTTTTATAACCTTAATTTTCTCCTCATTTCCCCTAAAATGTGCGGAcagtttgattttataattggTGGTGCATTAGAATTTATGGAGTCAATTGTTTTCTTTGGTCAAACTCAAAGGCCCATTAGAGGAACTGTCGCAGCCATAATCAATGACTCCTTCAGTTGGTGTGTACCAAATCGTGGAATTAGTAAAATAAGGAATACTTGTTACagaaaatcatttatatttgatatctactgcattattttttttttaaattttataatcaaattttaattttagattttgatcATACATATATAAGGGGGAAAAGTGTACATAAACTAGATTTCAGCTTAAAATAAGATTgtgaaattcataaaaatattaccattcactcTATTTAATTACcatcaatattatatatatatatattttttattatatatatgtgtaatatgttattatgtaattaaatattattttatttttaatttaaaattatttaatcatttaatgaaatatgttatatatatagttatttgtgtatttaaaaataaattatattttttcattaagaTTTGACTTAAAAATACTGTTTCACCCAGGGTGAGATAAATAACACTTTCCCACCTAAAAATGCTAAAATGGGAAATAAAAGAAAGGCAATAGCCATACTGATGTCTCCAAAATATGTGTAGGAATATGCCACCACTAGCTTTGCTCAGAAACCTTCAATTGCCTTTAATAATGCTAATCCTGGAATTTCTGGCAGACATTTCCGTTACtctttttccattaatttttatggcatataatttcaaattaatacatacCAGTAAAGATTcaaattactaattataattcaaataatttaatttaataattataaaattaatcattaaatttaagatttatcttatttaatataattaatttcgtCTAATATAATAGTTTAGCTTATTTGAAATCTCTCGTTAccgaaaaaaaatatttcaataatctAATTCATAACTTGATATTTATATCAGCAggactattttaaaaaaaaaatttaagaaacaaaCCCTTGCTTACAATTGAAGCACTTCATTGACGACATGATGCAAACCTCACGGCTGACTGCGCCTCCGTTGAAGAATTCGTGCTTTGTAGTGGCATAATCGTGATTATATGGAAACCGAATGGTAAATTAATATCTTGAAAATGACGCCTCACGCGAGGGTTTTGGCCAATAAAGCCGGAAATGCTCATTTCTAACACAAGAAAGCACCAGCGGCGGCCCTTGGGAACAGAAAACCTTCAATTGCCTTTAATAATGCTAATCCTGGAATTTCTGGCAGACATTTCCGTTACtctttttccattaatttttatggcatataatttcaaattaatacatacCAGTAAAGATTcaaattactaattataattcaaataatttaatttaataattataaaattaatcattaaatttaagatttatcttatttaatataattaatttcgtCTAATATAATAGTTTAGCTTATTTGAAATCTCTCGTTAccgaaaaaaaatatttcaataatctAATTCATAACTTGATATTTATATCAGCAggactattttaaaaaaaaaatttaagaaacaaaCCCTTGCTTACAATTGAAGCACTTCATTGACGACATGATGCAAACCTCACGGCTGACTGCGCCTCCGTTGAAGAATTCGTGCTTTGTAGTGGCATAATCGTGATTATATGGAAACCGAATGGTAAATTAATATCTTGAAAATGACGCCTCACGCGAGGGTTTTGGCCAATAAAGCCGGAAATGCTCATTTCTAACACAAGAAAGCACCAGCGGCGGCCCTTGGGAACGAGAAATaggaagaggagaaaaagaacaGAAAACAAACCACCCTCTTGATTTCTCTCCTCTTTCTCCCTCGGAGCTTTCAAAGTAAAACCTAAACCGTCGACAATGTCTCACTCAGAATCCTCTAGAAATTCTCTCATACCGAGCTTCCTCTACTCCTATTCTTCTCCTCAGAAATCCTTCGCTAACTCCACACCTTTCGTCGATGCTCCTGTTGCGCCATCAGCTCCTTCCTCCACCAGGCGGAGCTTCTTTGTGCCGGCTCCCAGCGAGCCTGGCAAGATTGAGATGTACTCCCCCGCTTTTTACGCCGCCTGTACCGCCGGTGGTATCCTCAGCTGTGGACTGACTCACATGGCCGTCACACCTCTCGATCTTGTCAAGTGTAATATGCAGGTATCTTTATTAGAGATCTGTCGGTTCTAGCTTTCTATTTGCTCCATTTTGACCGTTTTGGTATTAGATTCGTAGCCGGATTAGATctattctttataattttttccgtattaaatatgttttactTGTTAAATTTCTCATACGGATGGATCTTCGATTTTTAGTCGTgatagtaattaattttttttccgaACTTTGTTTATTGATGGATCTAATACTCTTGACTATTTGTTATTGTcatgtttaatatgtttgaaAAGTTTTTCTTGCTTTGGATCATTTCAAGCTTTTGGTCATATGCTTCGGCTGATTGTATCTAAAATTATAGTTGTTAAGGCTGAGTTTGGCTGCTTGGTATTTTATAAGAGAATGAAAATGATGAGATCAACAGATATTTGTATCCGAGAGCTCCAATATTGTCATGCCACTTGACACAGCATATCTGAATTTGGTTGGAGAGCTTTTGATTTTAGTATTGTGAATCGTTTTCATCATCTATACTAAGTAGAAATGAGTAGTTGAA from Mangifera indica cultivar Alphonso chromosome 8, CATAS_Mindica_2.1, whole genome shotgun sequence includes:
- the LOC123222387 gene encoding pentatricopeptide repeat-containing protein At3g26782, mitochondrial, whose product is MTSLNSASVFAGVSYKLFSRLYSSNPNLTTWFNKYIDKTNVSSWNSIIADLARSGDSVEALRAFSSMRKLSLSPSRSTFPCTIKSCSALLDLYSGKQAHQQALVFGFEDDLFVSSSLIDMYSKCGELSDARKLFDEIPSRNIVSWTSMLTGYVQNHYAREALLLFKEFLIEESESEKNENVYIDSVAMVSVLSACSRIAYKTVTEGVHGFVMKRGFDGDVGVGNTLMDAYAKCGYVDVSRKVFDGMIGKDVISWNSIIANFAQNGIAVEALDVFNKMVNNCDVKFNAWTLSAVLLAISHIGVLHMGKCVHDQVIKMGLAESVIVGTSIIDMYCKCGRVDLARKAFNCMREKNVKSWTAMIAGYGMHCHAKEALEVFYEMIRAGVRPNYITFLSVLAACSHAGLVQEGWHWFNTMNSEFNVEPGVEHYSCMVDLLGRAGHLKEAYDLIKRMKVKPDFVVWGSLLGACRTYKNVELGEIAARKLFELDPNNCGYYVLLSNIYADAGKWEDAERTRTHMKNLQLAKPPGFSLVELRGKIHVFLVGDTEHPQHEEIYNYLEELNVKLEEVGYVPNMTSVLHDVDEEEKKMTLRVHSEKLAIAFAIMNSVPGSTIQIIKNLRVCGDCHNVIKLISKIVNREIVVRDSKRFHYFKDGLCSCGDYW
- the LOC123222388 gene encoding protein NETWORKED 3A-like — encoded protein: MENNMSSSSSWSPDSPISPHQSLWLQTTLSQMDKKMKIMMNLLEGENEIQCTRKSELIQMLEDFNRSYHSLAEQHDQLRCKSHFVLRSESSSLYSDSRKIQQTSHNQKRVAESFNDPKLASFDSHSDSVIEDPDAECDNTNLDSDIEYLNRLADELLSTEQCKMNLETKIISEDNEMDKETTESSNKEEIKMSGSDLGPAATRDFASDSYSWENTWPEIKIQVTKLMVENLRQKADLLKRNEQKRKTINGLRAEIERLKRENRTLQNCTKFSKFELKRSQSQMSRSSESIFSKFFKVGCS